A genomic window from Pseudonocardia broussonetiae includes:
- a CDS encoding 5-oxoprolinase subunit B family protein — protein MSDAVDPARYSWGGDEFLFVELAEEMSLRANFRAMAITRALRDERPDGVLEICPANASYQVRYDPDVLEPHTLLAHLQDIESKVGDAADVSLPTRVVEIPVLYRDPWTTETLMRFRDRHQDPDATDIEYAARINGLGGVDEFIAAHTGSPWFTSMVGFVAGLPFLFQMVPQDRQLVVPKYLRPRTDTPKQTVGHGGCFGCIYSVRGAGGYQMFGVTPAPIYDPAQSSADFADFMVFFRPGDIASFRAIDRDEYDDTLARVEAHDHRIRSRDVEFGLQPFLDDPDAFNTRLLEVLRAD, from the coding sequence GTGAGCGACGCGGTCGACCCCGCCCGCTACAGCTGGGGCGGCGACGAGTTCCTCTTCGTCGAGCTCGCCGAGGAGATGAGCCTGCGCGCGAACTTCCGCGCGATGGCCATCACCCGGGCCCTGCGCGACGAGCGACCGGACGGCGTCCTCGAGATCTGCCCGGCCAACGCCTCCTACCAGGTCCGCTACGACCCCGACGTGCTCGAGCCGCACACGCTGCTCGCGCACCTGCAGGACATCGAGAGCAAGGTCGGCGACGCCGCGGACGTCAGCCTCCCGACCCGCGTCGTGGAGATCCCGGTGCTCTACCGCGACCCGTGGACCACCGAGACGCTGATGAGGTTCCGGGACCGGCACCAGGACCCCGACGCCACCGACATCGAGTACGCGGCCCGGATCAACGGCCTCGGGGGCGTCGACGAGTTCATCGCGGCCCACACCGGCTCGCCGTGGTTCACCTCGATGGTCGGGTTCGTCGCCGGCCTGCCGTTCCTGTTCCAGATGGTCCCGCAGGACCGGCAGCTCGTCGTCCCGAAGTACCTGCGACCGCGGACCGACACGCCGAAGCAGACCGTCGGTCACGGGGGCTGCTTCGGGTGCATCTACTCCGTGCGCGGGGCCGGCGGGTACCAGATGTTCGGCGTCACCCCGGCGCCCATCTACGACCCCGCGCAGTCGAGCGCCGACTTCGCGGACTTCATGGTCTTCTTCCGCCCGGGCGACATCGCCTCGTTCCGCGCGATCGACCGGGACGAGTACGACGACACGCTCGCGCGCGTCGAGGCGCACGACCACCGCATCCGCTCCCGCGACGTCGAGTTCGGCCTGCAGCCGTTCCTCGACGACCCGGACGCCTTCAACACCCGCCTCCTGGAGGTGCTCCGTGCCGATTGA
- a CDS encoding acetyl-CoA carboxylase biotin carboxylase subunit, giving the protein MKRLLVANRGEIAVRIIRAAKDLGIETVAVVSDADVDAAHARLAHSVVHIGPAPATKSYLVADALLAAARESGADAVHPGYGFLSERASFAAAVADAGLTFVGPEAAVIEQMGDKVRARQVAMAAGVATVPGTTDGVEDVAAAVTAAGEIGYPVMLKAAAGGGGRGIRVVASEAELTKAFPQASGEAASAFGDGRMYLERFVRSARHVEVQVLGDGTDAVHVFERECSLQRRRQKVVEEAPSPGIDEATRAGMTAAAVRLCREVGYRSAGTVEFLVDDATGEYFFIEMNTRIQVEHPVSEWISGIDLVAAQLRIAAGEPLSLRQEDVVARGHAIEFRICAEDPDKDFMPGPGRVERIELPGGPWVRTDTWLGPDSRVSPYYDSLVAKVIVWGDDRPTAIARSRRALDELVVQGVPTTTGLLLELLDQPWFGEARFDTGTLEEWLAERTAVAAGGAR; this is encoded by the coding sequence GTGAAGCGCCTGCTGGTGGCCAACCGCGGCGAGATCGCGGTGCGCATCATCCGGGCGGCGAAGGACCTCGGGATTGAGACGGTCGCGGTGGTCAGCGACGCCGACGTCGACGCCGCGCACGCCCGGCTCGCGCACAGCGTCGTCCACATCGGTCCCGCACCCGCGACGAAGAGCTACCTGGTCGCCGACGCCCTCCTCGCCGCGGCCCGCGAGTCCGGTGCGGACGCCGTCCATCCCGGCTACGGCTTCCTCTCCGAGCGGGCGTCGTTCGCCGCGGCCGTCGCCGACGCGGGCCTGACGTTCGTCGGCCCCGAGGCCGCGGTGATCGAGCAGATGGGCGACAAGGTCCGGGCGCGCCAGGTGGCCATGGCCGCAGGCGTCGCGACTGTTCCGGGCACCACCGACGGGGTCGAGGACGTCGCGGCTGCTGTGACGGCAGCCGGCGAGATCGGCTACCCGGTGATGCTCAAGGCCGCCGCCGGCGGGGGCGGCCGCGGGATCCGCGTCGTCGCGAGCGAGGCCGAGCTGACCAAGGCCTTCCCGCAGGCCTCCGGGGAGGCGGCGAGCGCGTTCGGCGACGGCCGCATGTACCTCGAGCGGTTCGTCCGCAGCGCCCGGCACGTCGAGGTCCAGGTCCTGGGCGACGGCACCGACGCCGTGCACGTGTTCGAGCGCGAGTGCTCCCTGCAGCGCCGCCGCCAGAAGGTCGTCGAGGAGGCGCCGTCGCCCGGCATCGACGAGGCCACCCGCGCCGGGATGACCGCCGCGGCGGTCCGCCTGTGCCGGGAGGTCGGCTACCGGAGCGCGGGGACCGTCGAGTTCCTCGTCGACGACGCCACCGGCGAGTACTTCTTCATCGAGATGAACACCCGCATCCAGGTCGAGCACCCGGTGTCGGAGTGGATCAGCGGGATCGACCTGGTCGCCGCGCAGCTGCGCATCGCCGCGGGCGAGCCGCTGTCCCTGCGCCAGGAGGACGTGGTCGCCCGCGGCCACGCGATCGAGTTCCGGATCTGCGCGGAGGATCCGGACAAGGACTTCATGCCGGGGCCCGGCCGGGTCGAGCGCATCGAGCTGCCCGGCGGGCCGTGGGTCCGCACGGACACCTGGCTCGGGCCGGACAGCCGGGTGTCGCCGTACTACGACTCGCTCGTCGCGAAGGTGATCGTGTGGGGCGACGACCGCCCCACCGCGATCGCGCGGTCGAGGCGGGCGCTCGACGAGCTCGTGGTGCAGGGCGTGCCGACCACGACCGGGCTGCTCCTCGAGCTGCTCGACCAGCCGTGGTTCGGCGAGGCGCGGTTCGACACCGGGACGCTCGAGGAGTGGCTCGCCGAGCGCACAGCGGTCGCCGCCGGAGGTGCCCGGTGA
- a CDS encoding acetyl-CoA carboxylase has translation MSRHEVLSPIPGVFYRRPDPASPEYAEPGQRIAADDTVGLVEVMKTFYPVQADVAGTLVGYVADGEVVVDAGQALLVIEVDA, from the coding sequence ATGTCCCGTCACGAGGTGCTGTCCCCCATCCCGGGGGTGTTCTACCGCAGGCCGGACCCGGCCAGCCCCGAGTACGCGGAGCCCGGTCAGCGCATCGCGGCCGACGACACCGTCGGGCTGGTCGAGGTCATGAAGACCTTCTACCCGGTGCAGGCCGATGTCGCGGGCACGCTGGTCGGGTACGTCGCGGACGGGGAGGTGGTCGTCGACGCCGGTCAGGCGCTGCTGGTCATCGAGGTGGACGCGTGA
- the pxpA gene encoding 5-oxoprolinase subunit PxpA: MVAINADMGEAYSIYRCGDDEGIMPYITIANVACGFHASDPNVMRRTVALAKEHSVKVGAHPSFPDRDGFGRREMAMDPDELTATVIYQVGALTGFLRAEGMPLHHIKPHGALYGLASRDEAVAAAIGAAADVFDVPLMGMANTVHEEVWGQRSQGFIAEYYTDLDYRPDGSLIITREHIAYDPVVAAERSVRAVTEGLATANDGSDIPMRADCICVHSDTPGAVDLAKSVHDALKPHLD; the protein is encoded by the coding sequence ATGGTTGCCATCAACGCCGACATGGGCGAGGCGTACAGCATCTACCGCTGCGGTGACGACGAGGGCATCATGCCCTACATCACGATCGCGAACGTCGCGTGCGGTTTCCACGCGTCGGACCCGAACGTCATGCGCAGGACCGTCGCGCTGGCCAAGGAGCACTCGGTCAAGGTCGGCGCCCACCCCTCCTTCCCCGACCGCGACGGCTTCGGCCGGCGCGAGATGGCGATGGACCCCGACGAGCTCACCGCGACCGTGATCTACCAGGTGGGCGCGCTGACCGGCTTCCTCCGCGCCGAGGGCATGCCGCTGCACCACATCAAGCCGCACGGCGCCCTCTACGGGCTCGCGTCGCGCGACGAGGCGGTGGCCGCCGCGATCGGCGCCGCGGCGGACGTCTTCGACGTCCCCCTGATGGGCATGGCCAACACCGTGCACGAGGAGGTGTGGGGGCAGCGGAGCCAGGGCTTCATCGCCGAGTACTACACCGACCTCGACTACCGGCCCGACGGCTCGCTGATCATCACCCGCGAGCACATCGCCTACGACCCGGTCGTCGCCGCGGAGCGCTCGGTCCGCGCCGTCACCGAGGGGCTCGCGACCGCCAACGACGGGTCCGACATCCCCATGCGCGCCGACTGCATCTGCGTGCACTCCGACACCCCGGGCGCCGTCGACCTCGCCAAGTCGGTGCACGACGCCCTCAAGCCCCACCTGGACTGA
- a CDS encoding Rieske 2Fe-2S domain-containing protein codes for MAFVKVCSLDDVWEGDMESFDVGDKEVLVVHLEGGDVVATQAICPHQQVELVEGELSGKTLTCRSHLWMFDLTTCTGINPGHAELARYPVRLDGDDVYIDPDGDTPKVAHS; via the coding sequence ATGGCATTCGTGAAGGTGTGCAGCCTCGACGACGTGTGGGAGGGCGACATGGAGTCGTTCGACGTGGGCGACAAGGAGGTCCTCGTCGTCCACCTCGAGGGCGGCGACGTCGTGGCCACGCAGGCCATCTGCCCCCACCAGCAGGTCGAGCTCGTCGAGGGCGAGCTGAGCGGCAAGACCCTGACCTGCAGGAGCCATCTCTGGATGTTCGACCTGACGACCTGCACGGGCATCAACCCCGGCCACGCCGAGCTGGCGCGCTACCCCGTGCGGCTCGACGGCGACGACGTCTACATCGACCCCGACGGGGACACCCCCAAGGTCGCGCACTCCTGA
- a CDS encoding 2Fe-2S iron-sulfur cluster-binding protein has protein sequence MTAPTEHLVSVDGTGVRFACAEGDTLLRAALRAGVGLGYECNSGGCGSCRYDLLEGEVHDRRPDAPGLSARDRRRGRRLACQSEPLSDCTVRVGALTGPARHRPLRQTAVLRSVTPLTHDMREFAFVARTHAGFRPGQYAMVTLPGGQVERAYSMSNLGNCHGEWRFVVKRVPGGRSTSVLFDALAPGAEVVLDGPFGHAHLREEGARDIVCAAGGSGLGAMVSTVLGAAARPDAGEWTVHLFCGGRTGEDLHVPEQVVRAGRRLGALHVHTAVSDEDAAGGDALRAGHFRGFLHEAVLDRLAGRLTDFTYYAAGPPAMTDALARALVIGAGVDADRLHYDRFC, from the coding sequence ATGACGGCCCCCACCGAACACCTCGTCTCGGTCGACGGGACCGGCGTCCGGTTCGCCTGCGCGGAGGGCGACACGCTGCTGCGTGCTGCCCTCCGCGCGGGGGTCGGGCTCGGCTACGAGTGCAACAGCGGCGGGTGCGGCAGCTGCCGGTACGACCTGCTCGAGGGCGAGGTGCACGACCGCCGTCCGGACGCGCCCGGGCTCAGCGCCCGCGACCGGCGCAGGGGCCGCAGGCTGGCCTGCCAGAGCGAGCCGCTCTCGGACTGCACGGTCCGGGTCGGGGCGCTGACCGGGCCCGCCCGGCACCGGCCCCTGCGCCAGACCGCGGTGCTGCGCTCGGTCACCCCGCTGACGCACGACATGCGCGAGTTCGCGTTCGTCGCCCGCACGCACGCCGGGTTCCGGCCCGGGCAGTACGCGATGGTCACGCTGCCCGGCGGGCAGGTCGAGCGCGCGTACTCGATGAGCAACCTCGGCAACTGCCACGGCGAGTGGCGGTTCGTCGTCAAGCGCGTGCCGGGCGGGCGGTCCACGTCGGTCCTGTTCGACGCGCTGGCGCCCGGTGCGGAGGTCGTCCTCGACGGGCCCTTCGGACACGCCCACCTCCGCGAGGAGGGCGCCCGCGACATCGTCTGCGCCGCGGGCGGGTCGGGCCTCGGCGCGATGGTGTCGACCGTCCTCGGTGCCGCGGCGCGCCCCGACGCGGGGGAGTGGACGGTCCACCTCTTCTGCGGCGGCCGCACCGGGGAGGACCTGCACGTCCCGGAGCAGGTCGTCCGCGCGGGCCGCCGGCTCGGGGCCCTGCACGTGCACACCGCGGTGTCCGACGAGGACGCCGCGGGCGGGGACGCCCTGCGGGCCGGGCACTTCCGGGGGTTCCTCCACGAGGCCGTCCTCGACCGCCTCGCCGGACGCCTCACCGACTTCACCTACTACGCGGCCGGCCCGCCGGCGATGACCGACGCCCTCGCGCGGGCCCTGGTGATCGGGGCCGGCGTGGACGCGGACCGGCTCCACTACGACCGCTTCTGCTGA
- a CDS encoding aromatic/alkene monooxygenase hydroxylase subunit beta, protein MTAPLKPLKTWAHLTARRRKPSEYEIVSTKLLWHTRDAEQPWDVAHTGFMADFYREHRNQSPVTHPDWDAFRDPDELVYRTYNILQDGQETYVEGLLDQHNAEGHDRGLSPEWVATLAQLYTPSRYLLHTVQMASAYLVHIAPSSTIANCAAFQAADSLRWLSNVAYRTAELGLAHPGTGFGQRERELWEELPAWQGFRELMERQLVTFDWAEAFVALNVVAKPAIDEIVLRQLGVSARRHGDVLHALLTEAALRDSERSRRWTEALVKHMSEVDSNLPQLTEWVAKWQPLGEQAVRAYGEEIAENVEGADNAVGAVRAFQRQLGLGS, encoded by the coding sequence ATGACCGCTCCGCTCAAGCCCCTCAAGACGTGGGCGCACCTGACCGCCCGCCGCCGCAAGCCGAGCGAGTACGAGATCGTCTCGACCAAGCTGCTGTGGCACACCCGCGACGCCGAGCAGCCGTGGGACGTCGCCCACACCGGGTTCATGGCGGACTTCTACCGGGAGCACCGCAACCAGAGCCCGGTCACGCACCCGGACTGGGACGCGTTCCGCGACCCCGACGAGCTCGTGTACCGGACCTACAACATCCTGCAGGACGGGCAGGAGACCTACGTCGAGGGCCTGCTCGACCAGCACAACGCCGAGGGCCACGACCGGGGGCTGTCCCCGGAGTGGGTCGCGACCCTGGCGCAGCTGTACACGCCGAGCCGGTACCTGCTCCACACGGTGCAGATGGCCAGCGCGTACCTCGTCCACATCGCGCCGTCCAGCACCATCGCGAACTGCGCGGCCTTCCAGGCCGCGGACTCGCTGCGGTGGCTGTCCAACGTCGCGTACCGGACGGCCGAGCTCGGCCTGGCCCACCCAGGGACCGGGTTCGGGCAGCGCGAGCGCGAGCTGTGGGAGGAGCTGCCGGCCTGGCAGGGCTTCCGCGAGCTCATGGAGCGCCAGCTCGTCACGTTCGACTGGGCCGAGGCCTTCGTGGCGCTCAACGTCGTGGCGAAGCCGGCGATCGACGAGATCGTCCTGCGCCAGCTCGGCGTCTCCGCGCGGCGCCACGGCGACGTGCTGCACGCGCTGCTGACCGAGGCGGCGCTGCGCGACAGCGAGCGGTCCCGGCGGTGGACCGAGGCGCTGGTGAAGCACATGTCCGAGGTCGACTCGAACCTGCCGCAGCTCACCGAGTGGGTGGCGAAGTGGCAGCCGCTGGGCGAGCAGGCGGTCCGCGCCTACGGCGAGGAGATCGCCGAGAACGTCGAGGGCGCGGACAACGCGGTCGGCGCGGTGCGGGCGTTCCAGCGGCAGCTCGGCCTCGGAAGCTGA
- a CDS encoding MmoB/DmpM family protein gives MTVTDPIIDPVGPVLQTGDVARAVADAAVIDNAGRRVDIRDRGSYVRVEVEGGECILRRATIAEELGRPFRMSELELIMPSFVGRIDTSSDVFRFYLGAPAAGATAVQEART, from the coding sequence ATGACCGTCACTGATCCCATCATCGACCCGGTCGGACCGGTCCTGCAGACCGGCGACGTCGCCCGCGCCGTGGCCGACGCGGCCGTGATCGACAACGCCGGCCGGCGCGTCGACATCCGAGACCGCGGCTCCTACGTCCGCGTCGAGGTCGAGGGCGGCGAGTGCATCCTGCGCCGCGCCACGATCGCGGAGGAGCTCGGCCGACCGTTCCGCATGTCGGAGCTGGAACTGATCATGCCGTCGTTCGTGGGCCGCATCGACACCAGCAGCGACGTCTTCCGCTTCTACCTCGGCGCCCCGGCAGCGGGCGCGACCGCCGTGCAGGAGGCCCGGACATGA
- a CDS encoding toluene-4-monooxygenase system B family protein, producing the protein MALIPLASHFDGDFVIKLLPVDSENTMDEVAAAAATNVIGVHVFDQPGRTLRVRKQGADAPYGRSSTVAESGLEPTECIEIYFE; encoded by the coding sequence ATGGCACTGATCCCGCTCGCCTCGCACTTCGACGGCGACTTCGTCATCAAGCTCCTGCCCGTGGACTCGGAGAACACGATGGACGAGGTCGCCGCGGCCGCCGCGACCAACGTCATCGGCGTCCACGTGTTCGACCAGCCCGGCCGCACCCTGCGCGTGCGCAAGCAGGGTGCGGACGCGCCCTACGGCCGCTCCAGCACCGTGGCCGAGTCCGGCCTCGAACCGACCGAGTGCATCGAGATCTACTTCGAATGA
- a CDS encoding YHS domain-containing protein, with product MALLERAQWYDIARSTEWTPRYVTQDELFPPELSGGEGLPDEVWSTYDEPYKVSYREYVDIQRQKDAGAYSVKAALERADLYNKADPGWISILKEHYAAVAVVEYGASFQESRFVRWSKAPGMRNMATFGMLDEIRHGQIQLYFPHEYVSKDRQFEWSHAAMFTDNWVTLGARHFFDDVMMTRDAVSTSIFANFAFETGFTNLQFIGLSGDAAKAGDFTFSKLIQSIQSDEARHAQLGTPLLQMMIENGQREKAQKMIDISFWRSYRLFTVLSGIPMDYYVPLDVREASFKEFMEEWIVTQFMRSLEDLGLSKPWYWDIFLRDISEHHHGQQLGTYSWRPTLWWNPAAGVSPPERDWLEEKYPGWNDTFGKVWDVLIDNFANDRIDRTVPGTLPVICNVSQLPIVGTPSQTLRDISLVHEGRRYHFASEVDKWIFEDDPERYRHHKNLIDRFLGGDIQPADLGGVLEYMGLGVVGPGGDDAHGLAWVETYRKQLAKAG from the coding sequence ATGGCTCTGCTGGAACGCGCGCAGTGGTACGACATCGCGCGCAGCACCGAATGGACACCCCGCTACGTCACGCAGGACGAGCTGTTCCCGCCGGAGCTCAGCGGCGGTGAGGGACTGCCCGACGAGGTGTGGTCCACCTACGACGAGCCCTACAAGGTCAGCTACCGCGAGTACGTCGACATCCAGCGGCAGAAGGACGCCGGCGCCTACTCCGTCAAGGCCGCACTGGAGCGCGCCGACCTCTACAATAAGGCCGACCCGGGCTGGATCTCCATCCTCAAGGAGCACTACGCCGCGGTCGCCGTCGTCGAGTACGGCGCGTCCTTCCAGGAGTCGCGCTTCGTGCGCTGGTCCAAGGCGCCCGGCATGCGCAACATGGCCACCTTCGGGATGCTCGACGAGATCCGGCACGGGCAGATCCAGCTGTACTTCCCGCACGAGTACGTCAGCAAGGACCGCCAGTTCGAGTGGTCCCACGCGGCGATGTTCACCGACAACTGGGTGACGCTCGGGGCCCGGCACTTCTTCGACGACGTCATGATGACGCGCGACGCCGTGTCGACGTCGATCTTCGCGAACTTCGCGTTCGAGACCGGCTTCACCAACCTGCAGTTCATCGGCCTGTCCGGGGACGCGGCCAAGGCCGGCGACTTCACCTTCTCGAAGCTGATCCAGAGCATCCAGTCCGACGAGGCGCGGCACGCCCAGCTGGGCACGCCGCTGCTGCAGATGATGATCGAGAACGGGCAGCGCGAGAAGGCCCAAAAGATGATCGACATCTCCTTCTGGCGCTCCTACCGGCTCTTCACCGTGCTGTCCGGCATCCCGATGGACTACTACGTCCCGCTCGACGTCCGTGAGGCCTCCTTCAAGGAGTTCATGGAGGAGTGGATCGTCACTCAGTTCATGCGCTCGCTCGAGGACCTCGGGCTGTCCAAGCCCTGGTACTGGGACATCTTCCTGCGCGACATCTCCGAGCACCACCACGGCCAGCAGCTGGGCACCTACTCCTGGCGCCCGACCCTCTGGTGGAACCCCGCGGCCGGGGTCAGCCCGCCCGAGCGGGACTGGCTCGAGGAGAAGTACCCCGGGTGGAACGACACCTTCGGCAAGGTGTGGGACGTCCTGATCGACAACTTCGCGAACGACCGGATCGACAGGACGGTCCCCGGGACGCTGCCGGTCATCTGCAACGTGTCGCAGCTGCCGATCGTCGGCACGCCCTCGCAGACGCTGCGCGACATCTCCCTCGTGCACGAGGGCCGGCGCTACCACTTCGCGTCCGAGGTCGACAAGTGGATCTTCGAGGACGACCCCGAGCGCTACAGGCACCACAAGAACCTCATCGACCGCTTCCTGGGCGGTGACATCCAGCCCGCCGACCTCGGCGGGGTCCTGGAGTACATGGGTCTCGGCGTGGTCGGCCCCGGGGGCGACGACGCCCACGGCCTCGCCTGGGTCGAGACCTACCGCAAGCAGCTGGCCAAGGCCGGCTGA